The Mesoterricola silvestris sequence CCCCGCCATCTGCCGGCTGAGGATGGCGGTGGGGACGTACTGCAGGGACACCGCGCGCATGCGCTCCCCGAAGCCGTCCAGGATCCGGGGGCACACGGCCCGGGTGGCCTCGGGCGTCACGTCCCGGGGCGAGGGCCCCGTGCCGCCGGTGGTGAGCACCAGGCAGCAGCCCTCCTCGTCGCACAGGGCCCTGAGGGTGGCCTCGATGACGGGCTGTTCGTCGGGGATGACGTGGTAGCGCTCCTCCCAGGGCGTGGCGAGGTAGGCCCGGAGGGTGTCGCGGATGGCGGGCCCGCCCAGGTCCTCGTAGACCCCCGAGCTTGCCCGGTCGGAAATGGTGACGATGCCGATGCGTGGTTTCATGGGGCTATCCTACACGAAAGGGCGGGCTCCGGATGCCGTTGGGCCCTCCGGCAGGGGCGAGCCTGCCCTGCCGGGGGGCTGCTGGGCCAGCCGCGAGGTTCCGGGGGGAAGGGCCGGCCCATGGGGTCCCGGAGCGGCGCCCCGACCCACCGGTAGCGCCACCAGCAAGCTGCTGCTGGCGCTTGCCGTCATCCATTGACTAGGGGGACGGTGGAGGTGGAGCGAAAAGCTGGCCACCCCAGTTTTTCCTGCTTTTCCCAGCGCCCCAGCGAGCCCTCAGCGCCCCAGCGTTTTTCTTTTTCCCCGGTCATCCACGGCCCTCGTGTCCGGGCCGAAACGCCAAGGGCGCCCGGAGGCGCCCTTTGGCGAAAGCACGTGATGACCTACTTGTGGTCGTGGTCGCAGTCCGGCCCATGGACATGTTCGGCAGCCTGGACCGAATCCGGGGACCCGCCCTCCTGGTGCTCCAGCTCGCCGCCCTCCAGACCGCCCGCGTCAAACCGGGCCGAGGGGATGCCGGCCTCGCGGCGGCGCTCCAGCTCCACCAGGGCCGCGAAGGCGTCCTTGTCCAGCAGCTCCTCGGTGACCGTGGCCGCGGCCACCATCATCTGGAAGATCTTGTCGGTGCGCACCCGGCCCTTGATCTCGGTGGTGGAGCCGCGCTTCTCCAGGTTGGCCTTGAAGGCCTCGAAGGTCTGGGGGACCTTGTGCTCCTCCATGATGGCGCGGATCTCGGCGTCGATCTCCTCGTCGGTGACCTGGAGGTCCTCGGCGTTGCCGATGCTCTGGAGCAGGTAGCCGGAACGCACGGCGCGCTCGGCGTCCTGCATGCGGCTCTGGCGGTAGCCGGCCCAGTTGATGTTCTTGGGATCCACGCCCTGGCGGGCGGCCATTTCGGCGAATTCCTGGCAGTAGTCGTCCAGCTGGAGGCTGACCATGGAGGAGGGCACCTCGAAGGGGGCGGCGTCCAGGAGGGTGTCCAGGAGGGTGGAGTGCAGGCGGGCCACGGCGTCGCGCTCGGCGGCCTCTTCCAGGTCCTTCTTCACGAAGGCCTTGAGATCCTCCAGGTTCTCGTGGGCGCCCAGGTCCTTGGCGAACTCGTCGCTCAGCTCGGGCACCTCGCGCATGCGCAGGTCCTTGAGGGTGGCCTCGTAGGCCACGGCCTTGCCGGCCATGGCGCGGTTGGGGTCCTCGGCGGGGATGGTGATGGAGAACTTCTTGGTCTCGTCCGCCTTCATGCCCAGGATCTCGCCGTCGAAGGGGCGGCCTTCGGCCAGCTGGATGACCTGGTCCGTGTAGTTCACGGGCTTCATGCCCTGGGGCTTCACCTTGATGTCCAGGGTGGCGAAGTGGCCGAGGGCGGCGGGGGCGTCCTCCACGGGGATGAACTTGGCGTGCTGCTGGCGCAGGGACTCCAGGTGCTCCGCGATGGCCTCGTCGTCGATGGCGCGCTTCTTCTTGGTCACCGCCAGGCCCTTGTAGTCGGGCAGGGTCACTTCGGGGGCCACGTCGAACTGGGCGCGGAAGACGCCCTCGGCGCCCTCCTTCAGGTCGATCTTCTCCAGGGCGGGCCGGGAGATGGGGTTGGCGCCGGCCTGGGCGGCGGCGGCCATGAAGTGCCGGGTGATGAGGTTCTCGGCCACCTCGGACTGGATCTCCCGCTCGTAGCGCTTCATGAGCACGTCCTTGGGGGCCTTGCCGGGGCGGAAGCCGGGCACCTTGACCTTCGGGGCGATCTTCGCGAGGACCTTGCCGAACTCCTCGCTGACCTCGGCGGCCGGGACCGTGACGTCGATGGACTTCCGGGTGGAGGTGTGGTGCGTGAGGCTGGACTGCATGGGTGCTCCTGGAACAGGTTGAGGTGCGTCGGGCGGGGGGGTGGTGCGAATGGCGGGACTCGAACCCGCACGGTGTGAACCGCTGGAACCTAAATCCAGTGCGTCTACCAGTTCCGCCACATTCGCTTGGAGAGGTGCTGCAGGCTCTTCGTGGTGCGCCCGGAGCGACTCGAACGCCCGACCCTCAGGTTCGAAGCCTGATGCTCTATCCAGCTGAGCTACGGGCGCACAACGAAACCGCTATTTTGCCACGAAACCGGCGGGAATTCACGCTTCAATCGGCGGGGGCGCCCAGGCACCAGGCATCGGCCCGGGCGTTGCGGGCGAGGGTTTCCAGGTGGGGG is a genomic window containing:
- the mog gene encoding molybdopterin adenylyltransferase, with protein sequence MKPRIGIVTISDRASSGVYEDLGGPAIRDTLRAYLATPWEERYHVIPDEQPVIEATLRALCDEEGCCLVLTTGGTGPSPRDVTPEATRAVCPRILDGFGERMRAVSLQYVPTAILSRQMAGLRGSSLVVNLPGRPKSIRECLDAVFPAIPYCIELAGGPILETDPAVIKAFRPAR
- the tig gene encoding trigger factor; this translates as MQSSLTHHTSTRKSIDVTVPAAEVSEEFGKVLAKIAPKVKVPGFRPGKAPKDVLMKRYEREIQSEVAENLITRHFMAAAAQAGANPISRPALEKIDLKEGAEGVFRAQFDVAPEVTLPDYKGLAVTKKKRAIDDEAIAEHLESLRQQHAKFIPVEDAPAALGHFATLDIKVKPQGMKPVNYTDQVIQLAEGRPFDGEILGMKADETKKFSITIPAEDPNRAMAGKAVAYEATLKDLRMREVPELSDEFAKDLGAHENLEDLKAFVKKDLEEAAERDAVARLHSTLLDTLLDAAPFEVPSSMVSLQLDDYCQEFAEMAARQGVDPKNINWAGYRQSRMQDAERAVRSGYLLQSIGNAEDLQVTDEEIDAEIRAIMEEHKVPQTFEAFKANLEKRGSTTEIKGRVRTDKIFQMMVAAATVTEELLDKDAFAALVELERRREAGIPSARFDAGGLEGGELEHQEGGSPDSVQAAEHVHGPDCDHDHK